A genomic window from Streptosporangiales bacterium includes:
- a CDS encoding DNA-binding protein, producing MTSEAVAPDPDAVDWLPLPDLAERIGEDTRKVRQLLHEGRLVTVRRDGVQVVPAAFVADGHLVKGLTGLVTLLHDAGYDEEQSVAWMLRTEESLGGSPLAVMAEGRGREVKRLAQTLGF from the coding sequence GTGACCTCAGAGGCCGTCGCCCCAGACCCGGACGCCGTCGACTGGCTGCCCCTCCCGGACCTCGCCGAGCGGATCGGCGAGGACACCCGCAAGGTGCGCCAGTTGCTCCACGAGGGACGGCTGGTGACGGTGCGCCGCGACGGCGTGCAGGTCGTCCCCGCCGCGTTCGTGGCCGACGGCCACCTGGTCAAGGGCCTTACCGGCCTCGTCACGCTGCTGCACGACGCGGGCTACGACGAGGAGCAGAGCGTCGCCTGGATGCTCCGCACCGAGGAGAGCCTCGGCGGGTCACCGCTCGCCGTGATGGCCGAGGGACGCGGCCGCGAGGTCAAGCGGCTCGCCCAGACGCTGGGCTTCTGA
- a CDS encoding ion transporter yields MISRAYAREVVESGRFQRLVLGVIFVNAVSLGLSTSPVLSDRYGIALRVVEIAVLVAFGLEMVLRLYAGGRTFFRDPWNWFDLIIVCLALLPMTSFFSVMRVLRVLRLARIVSVIPSLRRVIAALLSAVPGIGSIIVMLMVALYSGAILGVQLFRSVAPEYFGSLDRSLFTMFEIMTLENWPAIAEPIVQERAAAWVFFVGYIVITAFILLNLLIGVIVSAMEIEVNRNRWQEDQRLEKKQHEAVMTELRELRTMVAVLQDRVPSASAGPGTDTDGTPGRLGP; encoded by the coding sequence GTGATCTCACGTGCCTACGCCCGTGAGGTGGTCGAGTCCGGCAGGTTCCAGCGCCTCGTGCTCGGGGTCATCTTCGTCAACGCCGTGAGCCTCGGCCTGTCGACGTCGCCCGTGCTCTCCGACCGGTACGGCATCGCGCTGCGCGTCGTCGAGATCGCGGTGCTGGTCGCGTTCGGCCTGGAGATGGTGCTTCGGCTCTACGCCGGCGGCAGGACGTTCTTCCGCGACCCGTGGAACTGGTTCGACCTGATCATCGTGTGCCTCGCCTTGCTTCCGATGACGAGCTTCTTCTCGGTGATGCGCGTGCTCCGCGTGCTGCGGCTCGCCCGCATCGTCTCGGTCATCCCCAGCCTGCGGCGGGTGATCGCCGCGCTGCTGTCCGCCGTCCCCGGCATCGGGTCGATCATCGTGATGCTGATGGTCGCGCTGTACAGCGGAGCGATCCTCGGCGTGCAGCTCTTCCGGTCGGTCGCGCCCGAGTACTTCGGCAGCCTCGACAGGTCGCTGTTCACGATGTTCGAGATCATGACGCTCGAGAACTGGCCCGCCATCGCCGAGCCGATCGTGCAGGAGCGCGCGGCCGCCTGGGTCTTCTTCGTCGGCTACATCGTCATCACCGCGTTCATCCTGCTCAACCTGCTGATCGGCGTGATCGTGAGCGCCATGGAGATCGAGGTCAACCGCAACCGCTGGCAGGAGGACCAGCGGCTGGAGAAGAAGCAGCACGAGGCGGTCATGACCGAGCTGCGCGAGCTCCGCACCATGGTGGCGGTGCTCCAGGATCGAGTGCCGTCCGCGTCCGCGGGCCCGGGGACCGACACGGACGGGACGCCGGGCAGACTGGGTCCGTGA